The Deinococcus sp. Marseille-Q6407 genome has a window encoding:
- the ccmA gene encoding heme ABC exporter ATP-binding protein CcmA: protein MAQGLTPGGPHHAVQLRGLWLRLGREVILRGIDLDIPQGQHVTLLGPNGAGKTTLLRLLASALRPTRGEGRILGYDLHDAAAVREQVHLMPVDAALYPDLTCRENLEFALRMHGQPLDSAGAALARVGLAAAADRRARFLSAGMRKRLALARAWQLGRPLTLVDEPFANLDAAGRQLVLELLGELGARGSTLVIAAHEPELAARLAPRQLHLEAGQLREVAG from the coding sequence GTGGCTCAGGGTCTGACGCCCGGTGGCCCCCACCACGCCGTGCAGCTGCGCGGCCTGTGGCTGCGGCTGGGCCGGGAGGTGATTCTGCGCGGTATTGACCTAGATATTCCCCAGGGGCAGCACGTTACGCTGCTGGGGCCCAACGGGGCCGGCAAGACCACCCTGCTGCGGCTGCTGGCCTCGGCACTGCGGCCCACCCGCGGCGAGGGCCGGATTCTGGGCTATGACCTGCACGACGCCGCCGCCGTGCGCGAGCAGGTCCACCTGATGCCGGTGGACGCGGCACTCTACCCGGACCTGACCTGCCGTGAAAATCTGGAATTTGCCCTGAGAATGCACGGGCAGCCACTGGACAGTGCGGGCGCGGCCCTGGCGCGGGTGGGGCTGGCAGCGGCCGCCGACCGGCGGGCCCGCTTTCTTTCGGCAGGAATGCGCAAGCGGCTGGCGCTGGCCCGCGCCTGGCAGCTGGGACGCCCGCTGACCCTGGTAGATGAACCGTTCGCCAACCTGGACGCAGCCGGGCGGCAGCTGGTGCTGGAGCTGCTGGGCGAACTTGGCGCCCGGGGCTCCACCCTGGTCATTGCAGCCCACGAACCGGAGCTGGCTGCCCGGCTGGCGCCCCGGCAACTGCACCTGGAGGCCGGGCAGCTGCGCGAGGTGGCCGGGTGA
- a CDS encoding PhoH family protein has translation MTGPETTVLPAEIPADAPEQSAEQTTLHIDLENREEALALLGTGDENLRLMRQLLPAQIRARGGTVQISGTPAEVEVAERMVRDALDVVRRGGELTPDHLRRSARLSGEGRSLAAETEVKGLSLPRGLKPKTPSQKEYLEKIESSDIVFGVGPAGTGKTYLAVAMAVQALKTKKVKRIILTRPAVEAGERLGFLPGDLQAKIDPYLRPLYDALYDMLDQEKFESYLQSGVIEVAPLAFMRGRTLNDAFVILDEAQNTTGEQMKMFLTRMGFSSKVVVTGDVTQIDLPRHVTSGLATAKRVLSPIEGIGWHEFTEVDVVRHPLVGRIIKAYQAAEDAEEDRRAARRGDFASIPEETLDQPQPAGES, from the coding sequence ATGACCGGGCCTGAAACCACCGTGCTGCCTGCCGAAATCCCGGCAGACGCGCCTGAACAGAGCGCCGAGCAGACCACCCTGCACATCGACTTGGAAAACCGCGAAGAAGCCCTGGCCCTGCTGGGCACCGGCGATGAGAACCTGCGGCTGATGCGCCAGCTGCTGCCGGCCCAGATCCGGGCACGCGGCGGCACCGTGCAGATCAGCGGCACGCCGGCAGAGGTCGAGGTGGCAGAGCGGATGGTGCGTGACGCGCTGGACGTGGTGCGCCGCGGCGGCGAACTGACCCCGGACCACCTGCGCCGCAGCGCCCGCCTCAGCGGCGAAGGCCGCAGCCTGGCCGCCGAGACCGAGGTCAAGGGCCTCAGCCTGCCGCGTGGCCTCAAACCCAAAACGCCCAGCCAGAAGGAATACCTCGAGAAGATAGAGAGCAGCGACATCGTGTTCGGGGTGGGCCCGGCCGGTACCGGCAAAACCTATCTGGCCGTGGCGATGGCGGTGCAGGCACTCAAGACCAAGAAGGTCAAGCGCATCATCCTGACCCGGCCGGCGGTGGAAGCCGGCGAACGCCTGGGCTTCTTGCCGGGCGACCTGCAGGCCAAGATTGACCCTTACCTGCGCCCGCTGTATGACGCCTTGTACGACATGCTGGACCAGGAAAAGTTCGAGTCGTACCTGCAAAGCGGCGTGATTGAGGTGGCCCCGCTGGCCTTTATGCGCGGCCGCACCCTCAACGACGCCTTCGTGATTCTGGATGAAGCGCAGAACACCACCGGCGAGCAGATGAAAATGTTCCTGACCCGAATGGGCTTTTCTTCCAAGGTGGTCGTGACCGGCGACGTGACCCAGATTGACCTGCCGCGCCACGTCACTTCCGGGCTGGCCACCGCCAAGCGGGTGCTGTCGCCCATCGAAGGCATCGGCTGGCACGAGTTCACGGAGGTGGATGTGGTGCGTCACCCGCTGGTCGGCCGCATCATCAAGGCGTATCAGGCCGCCGAAGACGCCGAGGAAGACCGCCGCGCCGCCCGCCGGGGAGACTTCGCCAGCATCCCCGAGGAAACGCTGGACCAGCCGCAGCCTGCCGGCGAAAGCTGA
- a CDS encoding heme exporter protein CcmB — protein sequence MNAWRVAWAVAAKDLRLAGRTRDALLATAFYVALVLLVQGFALGAPDGRSPGATANLAAGAVWTALTLASAVAAGRAFSAESEAGALEQLLLYPAPPAAIYLGKLLGVLLPLLLIAAVTLPTGLMLFGALGAGQVMPWPGFFAVLLLGIFGLSAATTFYASLTVNLRAREAMLPALAFPLLVPLVIATVRITSVLLSGGWTDEAVSWVGFLLAFDLGTVVLAAWLFGYASGG from the coding sequence GTGAACGCCTGGCGGGTGGCCTGGGCGGTGGCGGCCAAGGACCTGCGGCTGGCGGGCCGCACCCGTGACGCCCTGCTGGCAACAGCTTTTTATGTGGCGCTGGTGTTGCTGGTGCAGGGCTTTGCCCTGGGAGCGCCAGACGGCCGCAGCCCCGGTGCCACAGCCAACCTGGCGGCCGGAGCGGTGTGGACCGCGCTGACCCTGGCCTCGGCGGTGGCGGCGGGCCGGGCTTTCTCGGCCGAGTCGGAAGCCGGCGCGCTGGAACAGCTGCTGCTCTACCCTGCTCCGCCGGCGGCCATCTATCTGGGCAAGCTGCTGGGGGTACTGTTGCCACTGCTGCTGATTGCCGCCGTGACCCTGCCCACCGGGCTGATGCTCTTCGGGGCGCTGGGGGCTGGACAGGTGATGCCGTGGCCGGGATTTTTTGCGGTGTTGCTGCTGGGCATTTTTGGCCTGAGCGCTGCCACCACCTTCTATGCCAGCCTGACCGTCAACCTGCGGGCCCGCGAAGCAATGCTGCCTGCCCTGGCTTTTCCGCTGCTGGTGCCGTTGGTGATTGCCACTGTGCGGATCACCTCGGTGCTGCTGAGCGGTGGCTGGACCGACGAGGCGGTGTCCTGGGTAGGCTTCCTGTTGGCGTTTGACCTGGGGACGGTGGTGCTGGCGGCCTGGCTGTTCGGATACGCGTCGGGGGGTTGA
- the sodA gene encoding superoxide dismutase [Mn], giving the protein MAFELPKLPYDYNALEPHIDAQTMQIHHTKHHQTYVDNANKALEGTEWADRDVLDVIQNLDSVPADKKGALRNNAGGHANHSMFWTVMTGGNGENNQPSGELMDAINSAFGSFDAFKEKFEDAAKTRFGSGWAWLVVKDGQLAVVSTANQDNPLMGEAVAGVSGTPILGVDVWEHAYYLNYQNRRPDYLKAFWNVVNWDEVSRRYAAAK; this is encoded by the coding sequence TCGACGCCCAGACCATGCAGATTCACCACACCAAGCACCACCAGACCTACGTGGACAACGCCAACAAGGCGCTGGAAGGCACCGAATGGGCCGACCGCGACGTGCTGGACGTAATTCAGAACCTGGACAGCGTGCCTGCCGATAAGAAGGGCGCCCTGCGCAACAACGCCGGCGGCCACGCCAACCACAGCATGTTCTGGACCGTGATGACCGGTGGCAACGGTGAAAACAACCAGCCCAGCGGTGAGCTGATGGACGCCATCAACAGCGCTTTTGGTTCCTTCGACGCCTTCAAGGAAAAGTTTGAAGACGCCGCCAAGACCCGCTTCGGCTCCGGCTGGGCCTGGCTGGTCGTCAAGGACGGACAGCTGGCCGTGGTGAGCACCGCCAACCAGGACAACCCCCTGATGGGTGAAGCCGTCGCCGGCGTGAGCGGCACCCCTATCCTGGGTGTGGACGTGTGGGAACACGCCTATTACCTGAACTACCAAAACCGCCGCCCCGATTACCTCAAGGCGTTCTGGAACGTGGTGAACTGGGACGAAGTGTCCCGCCGCTACGCCGCTGCCAAGTAA
- a CDS encoding aspartate-semialdehyde dehydrogenase — translation MKLAIVGATGAVGHELLKVLGESELPIDELQLYASPRSAGTRLPFRDGELTVQAMPEGAIPADVILASAGGSLSQAMAPKWVAGGSLVIDNSSAFRYDPAVPLVVPEVNGAAALKHQGIIANPNCTTAIAAVAVYPIYQRYGLRRMIVSTYQATSGAGQKGIEELREQTRQELAGESYAPAAFAHPIAFNVIPHIDVFQDNGYTKEEMKVVWETRKIFGDESLKISCTAVRIPTFRTHAEAITLDLERPATPQEVRELLAGSAGVEVRDDTAGALYPMPLTATSKYDVEVGRIRQSLVFDGGIDLFVAGDQLLKGAALNAVQIAEYLYQQGALK, via the coding sequence ATGAAACTTGCGATTGTCGGAGCCACCGGCGCGGTCGGGCACGAACTGCTGAAAGTCCTCGGGGAGAGCGAGCTGCCCATTGATGAGCTGCAACTCTATGCCAGCCCCCGCTCGGCCGGCACCCGGCTGCCGTTCCGGGACGGCGAACTAACCGTGCAGGCCATGCCCGAAGGGGCCATCCCCGCCGACGTCATTCTGGCTTCGGCTGGTGGGAGCCTCAGCCAGGCCATGGCGCCCAAATGGGTGGCCGGCGGCTCGCTGGTGATTGATAACTCCAGCGCCTTTCGCTACGACCCGGCGGTCCCGCTGGTGGTGCCTGAAGTGAACGGCGCGGCAGCACTGAAGCATCAGGGCATCATTGCCAACCCCAACTGCACCACCGCCATTGCCGCCGTTGCCGTGTACCCCATCTACCAGCGCTATGGCCTGCGCCGCATGATCGTCAGCACCTATCAGGCCACCTCGGGAGCCGGGCAAAAAGGCATTGAGGAACTGCGCGAGCAGACCCGTCAGGAGCTGGCCGGCGAGTCCTATGCGCCCGCTGCTTTTGCCCATCCCATCGCCTTTAACGTGATTCCTCACATCGACGTGTTTCAGGACAACGGCTACACCAAAGAGGAGATGAAAGTGGTGTGGGAGACCCGCAAGATTTTCGGGGACGAGTCGCTGAAAATCAGCTGCACAGCCGTGCGGATTCCCACTTTCCGCACCCACGCTGAGGCGATTACCCTGGACCTGGAGCGGCCCGCTACCCCGCAGGAAGTACGCGAGCTGCTGGCCGGGTCGGCCGGCGTGGAAGTGCGCGACGACACTGCTGGGGCACTGTATCCCATGCCGCTGACCGCTACCAGCAAGTACGACGTGGAGGTGGGCCGCATTCGCCAGAGCCTGGTGTTTGACGGTGGCATCGACCTGTTTGTGGCCGGCGATCAGCTGCTGAAGGGTGCTGCTCTCAACGCGGTGCAGATTGCCGAATACCTTTACCAGCAGGGCGCGCTGAAATAA